A stretch of the Thiomicrorhabdus indica genome encodes the following:
- a CDS encoding BolA family protein — translation MSPETIRSMIQDKIADSQVETSGADCNFAVVVTSPEFEGKSPIQRHRMVNEVFKEQLANGELHALSIKTQTP, via the coding sequence ATGTCACCAGAAACCATTCGATCAATGATCCAAGATAAAATTGCCGATAGCCAAGTAGAAACAAGTGGTGCGGATTGTAACTTTGCTGTAGTGGTGACCAGTCCTGAATTTGAAGGTAAATCACCAATTCAGCGTCATCGAATGGTGAATGAGGTCTTTAAAGAGCAGTTGGCAAATGGTGAGTTACATGCTCTATCAATTAAGACTCAAACGCCATAA
- a CDS encoding cytochrome c1 encodes MKKLFLLISLSVMAVLPQANAAGPSIELDKAENNLRDQDSLQRGAQLFTNYCMACHSIKYMRYNRIARDIGWTDEEVIAKMSFNQAKVVDDVLTRMEPGVGTEVLGTEPPDLSLMARLKGTDYIYTFLRSYQMDEEGNWDNSVLKGTSMPHVLEGVQRYSSQEEYDQAARDISNFLEYVGEPAKLERHDLGWKVIAFLLFLLLLTWLLKKEYWRDIKH; translated from the coding sequence ATGAAAAAGTTATTTTTATTGATTAGTTTATCTGTGATGGCTGTTTTGCCTCAAGCGAACGCAGCAGGCCCTTCAATTGAATTGGATAAAGCAGAAAATAATCTGCGTGATCAAGATTCCTTACAGCGTGGTGCACAGTTGTTTACCAACTATTGCATGGCATGTCACTCAATTAAATATATGCGTTATAACCGAATTGCTCGTGATATCGGTTGGACGGATGAAGAAGTGATTGCCAAAATGTCTTTCAACCAAGCAAAAGTGGTGGATGATGTTCTAACACGGATGGAGCCAGGTGTGGGTACTGAAGTTCTTGGTACCGAGCCGCCTGATTTGTCTTTGATGGCTCGCTTGAAAGGAACGGATTACATTTATACCTTCTTACGCTCTTATCAGATGGATGAAGAAGGTAATTGGGATAATAGCGTGCTAAAAGGTACTTCAATGCCGCACGTACTTGAAGGCGTTCAGCGCTATTCTTCACAAGAGGAATATGATCAAGCCGCTCGTGATATTTCTAACTTCTTAGAGTATGTTGGAGAGCCTGCGAAGCTTGAACGTCATGATTTAGGTTGGAAAGTCATTGCTTTCTTGTTATTCCTATTGCTACTGACTTGGTTGTTGAAAAAAGAGTACTGGCGCGATATTAAACACTAA
- the mlaD gene encoding outer membrane lipid asymmetry maintenance protein MlaD: MNRQKKFEIGVGVLVLMTIVALFFIALKVSNFTALQDRPTYQITALFENIGGLKKRAPVKMSGVVIGRVSHIVIDPVTYKAKVFMEIDQEFDNLPLDTSGAILTSGLLGDQYIGVTPGADMEFLQSGDQLEFTQSALVLEELIGQFLVKMSES; the protein is encoded by the coding sequence AATCGGAGTGGGTGTTTTAGTTTTAATGACAATCGTCGCACTCTTTTTTATTGCATTGAAAGTCAGTAATTTTACGGCGCTTCAAGATCGGCCGACTTATCAAATTACGGCATTATTTGAGAATATTGGTGGTCTAAAAAAACGCGCGCCGGTGAAAATGAGCGGTGTTGTCATTGGACGCGTGTCGCACATTGTGATTGATCCGGTGACTTATAAAGCTAAAGTGTTTATGGAAATCGATCAAGAATTCGATAATCTTCCGCTTGATACCTCGGGTGCCATTTTGACATCGGGCTTACTGGGTGATCAATATATTGGTGTTACGCCAGGAGCCGATATGGAGTTCCTTCAGTCAGGCGACCAATTGGAATTTACTCAATCAGCGTTGGTGCTTGAAGAGTTGATTGGTCAGTTTTTAGTTAAAATGAGTGAAAGTTAA
- the petA gene encoding ubiquinol-cytochrome c reductase iron-sulfur subunit, with protein MSKEENNKTSVNLQRRRLLTGATGVVGAAGATFLAVPFVSSWQPSEKAKAAGAPVDADITKLQPGQMLTVAWRGKPVWVVRRTPDMLENLPKMDGDLSDPESNESIQPDYCKNESRAIKDEFLVVVGVCTHLGCAPLYRPAIGSPDMDEGWQGGFFCPCHGSKFDLAGRVYRSVPAPTNLEIPPYHFKADNVIRIGESEGETA; from the coding sequence ATGTCTAAAGAAGAAAATAACAAGACGAGTGTAAACCTTCAGCGTCGCCGGCTGTTGACTGGGGCGACTGGAGTGGTTGGTGCCGCTGGTGCAACCTTTTTGGCTGTGCCCTTTGTTAGCTCTTGGCAACCTAGTGAAAAAGCTAAGGCAGCTGGAGCGCCAGTGGATGCGGATATTACCAAACTGCAGCCCGGTCAAATGTTAACGGTTGCATGGCGTGGTAAGCCTGTTTGGGTGGTTAGACGCACGCCAGATATGTTGGAAAACCTTCCAAAAATGGATGGTGATTTAAGTGACCCTGAATCAAACGAATCCATTCAGCCTGACTATTGTAAAAATGAGAGTCGTGCGATTAAAGATGAATTTTTGGTCGTGGTAGGGGTTTGTACTCATTTAGGGTGTGCGCCACTTTATCGTCCAGCAATTGGTTCTCCGGATATGGATGAAGGCTGGCAAGGTGGTTTCTTCTGTCCATGTCACGGTTCTAAGTTTGATTTGGCAGGGCGTGTTTATAGATCGGTTCCTGCACCTACGAACCTTGAAATTCCACCTTATCACTTCAAAGCTGACAATGTTATTCGCATTGGGGAAAGCGAAGGGGAGACGGCTTAA
- a CDS encoding cytochrome b translates to MSDMNHEKLQAKRGTVLGWFDRRYPLVSTWNEHVGEYYAPKNFNFWYFFGSLALLVLVNQFVTGIWLTMSYKPSAAEAFNSVEYIMRDVEWGWLIRYMHSTGASAFFIVVYLHMMRGLMYGSYKEPRELVWIIGMLIFLVLMAEAFMGYLLPWGQMSYWGAQVIISLFGAIPVIGPDLATWVRGDFIISDATLNRFFALHVIALPLVLIILVFMHIVALHRVGSNNPDGIEIKKYKNAQGLPRDGIPFHPYYSVKDSMGAVFFAILFAVVVFYMPEGGGYFIEPPNFEPANPLKTPEHIAPVWYFTPFYAILRAVPDKFLGVVAMGAAIMFLFAMPWLDRCKVKSIRYRGMSFKLLLAMFVISFLILGWLGTQPATATLTLLAQIFTATYFLFFLILPYTSAREKTKPVPEEVR, encoded by the coding sequence ATGTCAGATATGAATCATGAAAAATTGCAAGCAAAGCGTGGGACGGTTCTAGGTTGGTTTGATCGCCGTTACCCATTAGTAAGTACTTGGAATGAGCATGTTGGTGAATACTATGCGCCAAAGAATTTTAACTTCTGGTATTTCTTTGGCTCACTTGCACTGCTCGTATTAGTTAATCAGTTTGTGACTGGTATTTGGTTAACGATGAGTTATAAGCCATCGGCAGCAGAAGCGTTTAATTCCGTTGAATACATTATGCGTGATGTTGAATGGGGTTGGTTGATTCGCTATATGCACTCCACAGGTGCTTCAGCATTTTTTATTGTTGTTTACCTGCATATGATGCGTGGGCTGATGTATGGTTCCTATAAAGAGCCACGTGAGCTGGTTTGGATTATCGGTATGTTGATATTCCTTGTGCTTATGGCTGAGGCCTTTATGGGATATTTATTGCCTTGGGGGCAAATGTCTTATTGGGGAGCTCAGGTAATTATTTCACTATTTGGTGCAATCCCAGTTATTGGGCCTGATTTAGCGACTTGGGTGCGTGGTGATTTCATCATCTCGGATGCAACTTTGAACCGTTTCTTTGCATTGCACGTGATTGCATTGCCGCTGGTATTAATTATTCTGGTGTTTATGCATATTGTCGCTCTTCACCGTGTGGGTTCAAATAACCCTGACGGTATTGAAATTAAAAAGTATAAAAATGCACAAGGACTTCCACGTGATGGAATTCCATTCCACCCTTATTATTCGGTTAAGGATTCCATGGGGGCTGTGTTCTTTGCCATCTTGTTTGCTGTCGTCGTATTCTATATGCCAGAAGGTGGTGGATACTTTATTGAGCCACCTAACTTTGAACCTGCGAATCCGTTGAAAACGCCTGAGCACATTGCACCTGTTTGGTATTTCACACCGTTCTATGCAATTTTGCGTGCAGTTCCTGATAAGTTTTTAGGGGTTGTTGCGATGGGTGCTGCGATTATGTTCTTATTTGCAATGCCTTGGTTGGATCGTTGTAAGGTGAAATCAATTCGTTATCGTGGAATGTCATTCAAGTTATTGTTAGCAATGTTTGTGATTTCATTCCTAATTTTGGGTTGGTTGGGAACACAGCCTGCGACAGCAACATTGACGCTATTGGCACAAATTTTCACAGCAACCTATTTCTTGTTTTTCTTGATATTGCCCTATACTTCGGCGAGAGAGAAAACGAAGCCGGTTCCTGAGGAGGTCAGATAA
- a CDS encoding STAS domain-containing protein gives MSQDSLQDVLVIPAEATLLELSAWLKKEQVLVKNSNVLDFSQMRKGDSSILALMLYLQSQLPAGQKLLARHFPEQLKTLLELYDLENTFELE, from the coding sequence ATGTCACAAGATTCTTTGCAAGATGTATTGGTCATTCCAGCCGAAGCAACTCTGTTGGAACTTTCGGCTTGGTTAAAGAAAGAGCAGGTTTTGGTGAAAAACAGTAATGTGCTCGATTTTAGCCAAATGCGTAAAGGCGATAGCAGTATTTTAGCTCTAATGTTGTATTTACAAAGTCAGTTACCGGCCGGTCAAAAACTCCTTGCACGCCATTTTCCTGAGCAGCTAAAGACTCTGCTAGAGCTCTATGACCTCGAAAACACGTTTGAACTTGAATAG
- a CDS encoding Nif3-like dinuclear metal center hexameric protein, whose protein sequence is MQRDELIAYIDTLLEVDAYKDYAPNGLQVEGRAEIKKIVTGVTACQALIDAAIEKQADAILVHHGYFWKSEPQQIIGFKQKRIKSLLQNDINLLGYHLPLDGHPELGNNAQLGKLWEIEVIEQDGLLFTGKFKVPVAVEEFYAKVASTLKREPLWLKGGAEMISQISWCSGGAQGYIDRAIDKGSDLYISGEVSEQTTHLARECRIHYFAAGHHATETHGVYVLGEHLKEKFALDVEFIDIPNPV, encoded by the coding sequence ATGCAAAGAGATGAATTAATTGCTTATATTGATACTTTATTGGAAGTGGATGCCTATAAAGACTATGCACCGAATGGTTTGCAAGTTGAGGGTCGCGCTGAGATAAAAAAAATAGTTACCGGTGTGACTGCGTGTCAGGCATTGATTGACGCTGCTATAGAAAAACAGGCAGATGCGATTCTAGTTCATCATGGGTATTTTTGGAAAAGTGAGCCGCAACAAATCATTGGCTTTAAACAGAAACGCATCAAAAGCTTACTGCAAAATGACATTAATTTATTAGGATACCACTTACCTCTCGATGGTCATCCTGAGTTAGGTAATAATGCTCAGCTTGGAAAGCTCTGGGAAATCGAGGTGATTGAGCAAGATGGCCTGTTATTTACTGGCAAGTTTAAAGTTCCCGTTGCTGTTGAAGAATTCTACGCAAAGGTAGCATCCACTTTGAAGCGTGAGCCTTTATGGTTAAAGGGTGGGGCTGAAATGATTTCACAGATTTCGTGGTGTTCCGGTGGAGCTCAAGGTTATATCGATAGGGCAATTGATAAAGGATCTGACCTGTATATCAGTGGTGAAGTTTCTGAGCAGACTACACACTTGGCAAGAGAGTGCAGAATCCATTATTTCGCCGCAGGACACCATGCAACCGAGACACATGGAGTTTATGTCTTAGGAGAGCACCTAAAAGAAAAGTTTGCTCTAGATGTGGAATTTATTGATATTCCAAATCCTGTTTAA
- a CDS encoding ABC transporter permease: MFNFAGCWALFIKEVRRFYSVVVQTVFAPVVATLLYLLVFGQIIDSQTEVFNGVGYSEFLIPGLVMMSILQNAFANTSSSLIQSKMHGNLTFVLLSPISSLEMYIAFIAASVVRGLAVGVGILLVGWIGFDIRFDSPLWILVFAVLSAAMMGGLGMLAGIVSDKYDHLAAFQNFIIMPLTFLSGVFYSIHALPGFWQQLSHFNPFFYMVDGFRYGFYSQSDVSIYLSLGVTIIFLLAVSTINLILLAKGVKIRH; this comes from the coding sequence ATGTTTAATTTTGCGGGTTGTTGGGCGCTTTTTATCAAAGAAGTTCGTCGTTTTTATTCCGTTGTTGTACAAACGGTTTTTGCACCTGTGGTTGCAACTTTGCTCTATCTATTGGTTTTTGGGCAAATTATTGATTCGCAAACCGAAGTGTTTAATGGGGTTGGCTACAGTGAGTTTCTTATTCCAGGGTTGGTCATGATGTCCATTTTGCAAAATGCTTTTGCAAATACCTCGTCGAGTCTCATTCAATCAAAAATGCATGGCAACTTAACGTTTGTATTGCTGAGCCCAATTTCGTCTTTGGAAATGTATATTGCGTTTATTGCGGCTTCTGTGGTTCGCGGCTTAGCGGTTGGGGTTGGAATTTTACTCGTTGGCTGGATTGGCTTTGATATTCGTTTTGATTCACCATTGTGGATTCTTGTGTTTGCTGTATTGAGTGCGGCAATGATGGGTGGGCTAGGCATGCTGGCTGGAATTGTTTCGGATAAATATGACCATTTAGCCGCTTTCCAGAATTTCATTATTATGCCGTTGACTTTTTTAAGTGGGGTGTTTTATTCAATACATGCGCTGCCTGGTTTCTGGCAACAGTTGTCCCATTTCAATCCATTTTTCTATATGGTTGATGGTTTTCGTTACGGGTTTTACTCGCAGTCTGATGTATCGATTTATTTGAGCTTGGGAGTGACGATTATTTTCCTTTTGGCCGTTTCGACGATAAATCTGATTTTATTGGCTAAAGGCGTTAAAATACGCCATTAA
- a CDS encoding MlaC/ttg2D family ABC transporter substrate-binding protein translates to MKLSFSKFLWVLCALMVPFMANAVEQKNISQDNPTLLVTELSDFVVKTLNDHRSQFEQDNQQVVDFAYANVLPYVDTDRMARYALGKNWRSATEQQQKAFTKAFTENLIRSYSQSFLNLKIESVTVSPAVIEKPGRASVSSTVVQQEGKPAEVLYRVYQDKQSKKWFLYDVVIENVSMLLSYRSVYSNAVATQGLDAVIKELQDKNQQVLAN, encoded by the coding sequence ATGAAGCTAAGCTTTTCAAAGTTTTTATGGGTTTTGTGTGCTTTGATGGTGCCGTTTATGGCAAATGCTGTTGAACAAAAAAACATTTCGCAAGATAACCCAACTCTGCTTGTCACTGAGCTGTCCGATTTTGTGGTCAAGACCTTAAACGACCACCGTTCGCAGTTTGAACAAGATAATCAACAAGTGGTTGATTTTGCTTATGCGAATGTGTTGCCTTATGTTGATACAGACCGTATGGCGCGTTATGCGCTTGGCAAAAATTGGCGTTCAGCGACTGAACAACAGCAAAAAGCGTTTACGAAAGCTTTTACTGAGAATTTAATCCGTTCGTATTCTCAAAGCTTCTTAAACTTGAAAATTGAGAGTGTAACTGTGAGCCCGGCGGTGATTGAAAAACCTGGTAGGGCTTCTGTGAGTTCGACTGTTGTTCAGCAAGAAGGTAAGCCGGCCGAAGTGCTTTATCGTGTTTATCAGGATAAGCAGAGTAAAAAATGGTTTTTGTATGATGTCGTCATTGAGAATGTCAGTATGTTGTTGAGTTATCGCAGCGTCTATAGCAATGCTGTGGCAACTCAAGGACTTGATGCGGTGATTAAAGAGCTGCAAGATAAAAACCAGCAAGTTTTGGCGAACTAA
- the hisG gene encoding ATP phosphoribosyltransferase, whose translation MSEQLTIALSKGRIYKDTLPLLEAANIIPQEDPSKSRKLIIPTNHDNVRLLIVRATDAPTYVAHGAADIGVAGKDVLMEAPTDNIYELLDLHIAKCKLMVAGPEVEKPHGHRLKIATKYIKSAREYYAQKGQQVDLIKLYGSMEIAPLIDLADRIVDLVDTGNTLKANGLVPMEHIADISSRMIVNQHAYKTKFNQINEIVQQFKSVIEK comes from the coding sequence ATGAGTGAACAACTAACAATTGCCCTATCGAAAGGGCGTATATATAAAGATACTTTACCGCTTTTAGAAGCGGCAAATATCATTCCCCAAGAAGATCCGAGCAAAAGTCGAAAACTGATTATTCCAACGAATCATGATAATGTTCGTTTGTTGATCGTTCGTGCAACGGATGCTCCGACATATGTTGCTCATGGTGCGGCAGATATCGGGGTTGCCGGAAAAGATGTATTGATGGAAGCTCCAACGGACAATATCTATGAGTTATTGGATTTACATATCGCAAAATGTAAATTAATGGTTGCTGGCCCTGAAGTGGAAAAGCCTCACGGACATCGATTAAAGATTGCAACCAAGTACATCAAGTCTGCTCGTGAATATTATGCTCAGAAAGGGCAACAGGTTGATTTGATTAAGCTTTATGGTTCTATGGAAATAGCTCCGTTAATCGACTTGGCAGATCGTATTGTAGATTTGGTAGACACTGGAAACACTTTAAAGGCAAATGGCTTGGTGCCTATGGAGCATATTGCAGACATCAGCTCACGCATGATTGTCAATCAGCATGCTTATAAAACCAAGTTCAATCAGATTAATGAAATTGTTCAACAATTTAAATCGGTGATCGAGAAGTAA
- a CDS encoding ABC transporter ATP-binding protein, which translates to MKAVEFQAVEKYYDSFQALKGVSFDVEEGEFFGLLGPNGAGKSTLINSMSGLVTPSSGSISVLGNDVIADYRKTRRALGLVPQELIADPFFNIRELLELQSGYFGIKGPQQQKWIDELLERLALSEKAKSLTHQLSGGMKRRALIAMALVHKPKVLVLDEPTAGVDVDLRRTLWEFTKELHAQGHTIILTTHYLEEAEALCNRVAIMQEGQIKALDKTSALLSRHAYRYLRVVTPHSKKDLVPELQSRLEESDGNGILLKVKKEECMSSVLGWLHQSGIAIEDISSRDASLEEVFLDLTSGKAQETKNV; encoded by the coding sequence ATGAAGGCAGTTGAATTTCAAGCCGTAGAGAAATATTACGACTCATTTCAGGCATTAAAAGGTGTTAGCTTTGATGTTGAAGAAGGTGAGTTCTTTGGTCTGTTAGGCCCAAACGGTGCAGGTAAATCGACGCTAATCAATTCGATGTCGGGTTTGGTTACTCCTTCGTCAGGTTCGATTTCTGTTTTAGGGAATGATGTGATTGCCGATTACAGAAAAACTCGCCGAGCATTGGGTTTGGTTCCGCAAGAGCTGATTGCTGATCCATTTTTTAATATTCGAGAGTTGCTTGAACTGCAGTCCGGCTATTTCGGAATTAAAGGGCCTCAGCAACAAAAATGGATTGATGAGTTGCTCGAACGATTAGCTCTTAGTGAAAAAGCGAAATCCTTGACGCATCAGTTGTCTGGTGGAATGAAGCGCCGAGCTTTGATTGCGATGGCTTTGGTTCATAAGCCAAAAGTATTGGTGTTAGATGAACCGACTGCGGGTGTCGATGTTGATTTGCGTCGGACGCTTTGGGAATTTACCAAGGAGCTTCATGCTCAGGGCCATACGATTATTTTGACAACCCATTATCTTGAAGAGGCAGAAGCTTTGTGCAATCGTGTCGCGATTATGCAAGAAGGACAAATTAAGGCTTTAGATAAGACGTCGGCTTTACTGAGTCGTCATGCCTATCGCTATCTAAGAGTGGTTACTCCGCATTCCAAAAAGGATTTGGTTCCCGAGTTGCAAAGCCGCTTAGAGGAAAGTGATGGTAATGGGATTTTGCTCAAGGTGAAAAAAGAGGAGTGCATGTCATCGGTTTTAGGTTGGTTGCATCAAAGTGGGATTGCTATCGAGGATATTAGTTCAAGAGATGCTTCCCTTGAGGAAGTGTTTCTGGATTTAACGTCAGGCAAAGCGCAGGAGACAAAAAATGTTTAA
- the hisD gene encoding histidinol dehydrogenase: MLNIRRLSANKAGFREELDQLLAWETVSNQSVNDIVNEVCARVRSEGDAALLEYTAKFDRMSLEKGADLEIPKARLQKALENIPADQREALEISAKRVRDYHERQVQESWSYEEADGTMLGQQVTPLDSVGLYVPGGKAAYPSSVIMNAIPAKVAGVEKLIMVVPTPDGEVNEMVLAAAAICDVDSVFTLGGAQAVAALAYGTETVPAVDKIVGPGNIFVATAKRLVFGTVGIDMIAGPSEILVYCDGKTDPDWIAVDLFSQAEHDEDAQSILVTQDADFADKVYESMNKLLPTMPRKEIIQKALDDRGAIIVVDNEEQAIEMINVIAPEHLELSVDDPKALLPKIRHAGAIFMGRYTAEALGDYCAGPNHVLPTSRTARFSSPLGVYDFQKRSSLIMCSAEGANTLGKVAGVLADGEGLQAHAASARYRVKG; encoded by the coding sequence ATGTTAAATATTCGACGTTTATCTGCTAACAAAGCAGGCTTTAGAGAAGAGTTAGACCAACTATTAGCGTGGGAAACGGTATCGAACCAATCGGTCAATGATATCGTTAACGAAGTGTGTGCTCGTGTTCGTTCGGAAGGGGATGCGGCCTTGCTTGAATATACGGCTAAATTTGACCGTATGAGTTTGGAGAAAGGTGCAGATCTAGAAATCCCTAAGGCTCGTCTTCAGAAGGCACTTGAAAACATTCCTGCAGATCAGCGTGAAGCTCTGGAGATTTCTGCTAAGCGTGTTCGTGACTATCACGAGCGTCAAGTTCAGGAGTCTTGGAGTTATGAAGAAGCTGATGGAACTATGTTGGGTCAGCAGGTTACGCCGCTTGATTCAGTCGGCCTTTATGTGCCTGGTGGTAAAGCGGCTTATCCTTCATCAGTTATTATGAATGCGATTCCTGCCAAAGTTGCAGGGGTTGAAAAATTGATTATGGTTGTGCCAACTCCTGATGGCGAAGTCAATGAAATGGTATTGGCCGCGGCAGCAATCTGTGACGTTGATTCGGTATTCACTTTAGGCGGTGCGCAAGCCGTTGCAGCTTTGGCTTATGGAACGGAGACCGTTCCGGCAGTGGATAAAATCGTCGGACCAGGGAATATTTTTGTTGCGACTGCTAAACGTTTGGTATTCGGAACGGTTGGTATCGATATGATTGCTGGTCCTTCTGAGATTTTGGTGTACTGCGATGGAAAAACTGACCCAGATTGGATTGCGGTAGATTTGTTTTCGCAAGCGGAACATGATGAAGATGCGCAATCGATTTTGGTGACTCAGGATGCAGACTTCGCTGACAAGGTGTATGAGAGCATGAATAAGCTATTGCCAACTATGCCTCGTAAAGAAATTATCCAAAAAGCGTTAGATGATCGCGGAGCAATCATTGTGGTTGACAATGAAGAACAAGCGATTGAAATGATTAATGTTATTGCGCCTGAACACTTGGAGTTGTCTGTTGATGATCCTAAAGCGTTATTGCCAAAAATCCGCCATGCGGGTGCGATTTTCATGGGTCGTTATACGGCAGAGGCTTTAGGTGACTACTGTGCGGGACCTAACCATGTTCTTCCAACGTCACGCACAGCCCGTTTCTCTTCACCTCTAGGTGTTTATGACTTTCAGAAACGTTCAAGCTTGATTATGTGTTCTGCAGAGGGCGCAAATACGTTAGGAAAAGTTGCTGGAGTTTTAGCAGATGGTGAAGGGCTTCAAGCTCACGCAGCCTCTGCTCGTTACCGTGTAAAAGGTTAA
- the murA gene encoding UDP-N-acetylglucosamine 1-carboxyvinyltransferase, with translation MDKLLIKGQNQLSGSVDISGSKNAALPILAACLLADSTVKVSNIPHLRDVTTTIRLLAAMGAEVLIDEQRTVEINSSTLKSCEAPYELVKTMRASILVLGPLLAKYGEAKVSLPGGCAIGSRPVNIHIHGMEKMGAKILVEDGYIHATVDGRLKGAQIDMEPVTVTGTENLLMAAVLAEGTTVLRNAAREPEVTDLAQFLVKMGAKITGIGTDVLTIQGVKSLKGVSYDVIPDRIEAGTYLAAAAVTQSKVTVKNVTPEHLFAVLEKFKEAGAEVTTTANSITLDMIGRTLKPVNIKTEPFPDFPTDMQAQFVVMNAIAEGDSIVEETIFENRFMHVSELTRMGASIQVHGNIAHITGVESLTGAEVMATDLRASACLILAALVAKGQTVVDRVYHLDRGYEIVEEKFHKLGADIIRLSE, from the coding sequence ATGGATAAATTGCTCATTAAGGGACAGAATCAGCTTTCTGGCTCTGTCGATATTTCTGGTTCCAAAAATGCGGCTTTACCGATTCTTGCTGCATGCTTGCTAGCAGATTCAACGGTAAAAGTTTCCAATATTCCGCATTTACGAGATGTAACCACTACTATTCGCTTGTTAGCAGCGATGGGTGCTGAGGTTTTGATTGATGAACAGCGCACGGTTGAAATCAATAGCTCAACGTTGAAGTCTTGCGAAGCCCCTTATGAATTGGTTAAAACCATGCGTGCATCGATTTTGGTTTTAGGGCCTTTGTTGGCAAAGTATGGAGAAGCCAAAGTCTCGTTGCCCGGTGGTTGCGCAATCGGTTCCCGGCCGGTGAATATTCATATTCACGGTATGGAAAAAATGGGAGCCAAAATCTTGGTCGAAGATGGATATATTCATGCCACCGTTGATGGACGCTTGAAAGGTGCCCAGATTGACATGGAGCCGGTGACGGTGACTGGGACTGAGAATTTATTGATGGCTGCTGTTTTAGCTGAAGGTACAACGGTGTTGCGTAATGCGGCCCGTGAACCAGAGGTAACAGATTTAGCTCAATTCTTGGTCAAGATGGGTGCAAAAATTACCGGTATTGGAACGGATGTTCTAACGATTCAGGGCGTAAAATCCTTAAAGGGCGTATCTTATGATGTGATTCCTGATCGAATTGAAGCGGGTACTTATCTCGCAGCAGCAGCGGTTACTCAAAGTAAAGTGACTGTTAAGAATGTGACTCCTGAGCATTTATTTGCGGTACTTGAGAAGTTTAAAGAGGCGGGTGCGGAAGTTACCACCACTGCAAATTCGATTACGTTGGATATGATTGGTAGAACGCTTAAACCAGTGAATATCAAAACAGAGCCATTTCCTGATTTTCCAACGGATATGCAGGCACAATTTGTCGTTATGAACGCGATCGCAGAAGGCGATTCAATTGTTGAAGAAACAATCTTTGAAAATCGGTTTATGCATGTAAGTGAGCTGACACGTATGGGTGCCAGTATTCAGGTGCACGGAAACATTGCACATATTACAGGTGTTGAATCCTTAACGGGGGCAGAGGTAATGGCAACCGATTTACGTGCTTCGGCGTGTTTGATTCTAGCCGCGCTGGTTGCAAAAGGGCAGACAGTGGTTGATCGAGTGTATCACCTTGACCGAGGTTACGAGATCGTTGAAGAGAAATTCCATAAATTAGGCGCCGATATTATTCGACTTTCTGAATAA